The Aminithiophilus ramosus genome contains a region encoding:
- a CDS encoding formyltransferase family protein translates to MGGKRPFALALNNRNGYRCGRVIAEAGDEPEFLLLHPSSEARFDGEILSLFPRSRVIRWKERPCEEVTGLLREAGIELLLSVNFGYVIPPVLLNMLPEALNLHTGLLPWCRGSNPNVWAIVERSPAGVTLHRMTEELDRGEIVASLDVPVDPGDTGASLYERLEEASVTLMRTVWPALREGAIEGYPMENGGSEHKTRDMKALCRLDLDEIASLGVFLDRLRALTFPPYRNAYFVCAGRRYYVDINIRSAEETSGD, encoded by the coding sequence ATGGGGGGAAAACGTCCTTTCGCCTTGGCTCTCAATAACCGTAACGGCTATCGTTGCGGTCGCGTGATCGCAGAGGCGGGAGACGAGCCGGAATTTCTCCTCCTCCACCCCTCTTCGGAAGCGCGTTTTGACGGCGAGATCCTTTCTCTCTTTCCCCGTTCGAGGGTGATACGTTGGAAAGAGCGTCCTTGTGAGGAAGTGACTGGTCTCCTGAGAGAAGCAGGGATTGAACTGCTTCTCTCGGTTAACTTCGGTTACGTTATCCCCCCCGTTCTGTTGAATATGCTTCCTGAAGCGCTTAATCTTCACACGGGATTGTTGCCGTGGTGTCGAGGAAGCAACCCCAACGTCTGGGCCATTGTGGAACGATCTCCGGCAGGAGTGACGCTGCATCGCATGACGGAGGAGCTCGATAGGGGAGAGATCGTCGCTTCTTTGGATGTTCCTGTCGATCCCGGTGATACGGGTGCCAGTCTCTATGAACGCTTGGAGGAGGCGTCCGTCACGTTGATGAGGACGGTTTGGCCCGCCCTGAGAGAGGGGGCCATCGAAGGGTATCCGATGGAAAATGGAGGAAGCGAACATAAGACTCGGGATATGAAGGCGCTCTGTCGCCTTGATCTCGACGAAATTGCTTCTCTGGGCGTCTTCCTCGATCGCCTTAGGGCGCTTACTTTTCCTCCCTATCGCAATGCCTATTTTGTTTGTGCGGGACGCCGTTATTATGTGGATATCAATATTCGTTCGGCCGAAGAGACTTCGGGCGATTAG
- a CDS encoding N-acetylneuraminate synthase family protein — MAGEIGLCGRSIGPGNPSFLVAEVGANHNRSLDLAKAHIDAAVAAGADAVKFQIYSAEGLYSRRTPRHSGYEKDLFTLIREIETPRSWLPELRRYCDERKILFFATPFDHRAVDELDEVSDLFKIASFELVDLALIRHCASKGKPLIISTGLATMEEIEDAYLACREVGNERVVFLQCASVYPAPAHIMNLRAMETLSRAFGVPTGLSDHTRGIHVSLAAVAMGASVIEKHFTLDRTMAGPDHPFAIEPDELADLVRSCREIESAMGDGRKLGPFVEEREFYEKARRSLHAACDIPAGTVLTEAMVVCKRPGYGIRPKFLPLVLGRPVKVDIASDQWITWEMV, encoded by the coding sequence ATGGCCGGCGAGATCGGTCTTTGCGGACGTTCCATCGGTCCGGGCAATCCCTCTTTCCTCGTCGCCGAGGTGGGGGCCAATCACAACCGCTCTCTCGACCTGGCCAAGGCCCACATCGACGCCGCCGTCGCCGCCGGGGCCGACGCCGTCAAGTTCCAGATCTACAGCGCCGAAGGGCTTTATTCGAGGCGCACCCCCCGTCATTCCGGCTATGAAAAGGACCTTTTCACTCTCATCAGGGAGATCGAGACGCCCCGCTCCTGGCTGCCCGAGCTGAGGCGTTACTGTGACGAGAGGAAGATCCTCTTTTTCGCCACGCCCTTCGACCATCGGGCCGTCGACGAACTGGACGAGGTGAGCGATCTTTTCAAGATCGCCTCTTTCGAACTCGTCGACCTCGCCCTGATCCGGCACTGTGCCTCCAAGGGCAAGCCCCTCATCATCTCGACGGGACTGGCGACGATGGAGGAGATCGAAGACGCCTACCTGGCCTGTCGGGAGGTCGGCAACGAGCGGGTGGTCTTCTTGCAGTGCGCCTCCGTCTACCCCGCTCCGGCCCATATCATGAACCTTCGGGCCATGGAGACGCTTTCGCGGGCTTTCGGCGTTCCTACGGGGCTTTCGGACCATACCCGGGGCATTCACGTCTCCCTGGCCGCCGTCGCCATGGGGGCTTCCGTCATCGAAAAACATTTCACTCTCGATCGGACGATGGCGGGGCCCGACCATCCCTTCGCCATCGAGCCCGACGAACTGGCCGATCTGGTACGCTCCTGTCGCGAGATCGAATCGGCCATGGGCGACGGCCGCAAGCTGGGTCCCTTCGTCGAGGAACGGGAGTTTTACGAAAAGGCCCGCCGCAGTCTCCATGCAGCCTGCGACATTCCCGCCGGGACGGTCCTGACGGAGGCGATGGTCGTCTGCAAGCGCCCCGGCTACGGCATCAGGCCCAAGTTTCTGCCTCTGGTGCTGGGTCGGCCCGTCAAGGTCGACATTGCGTCCGATCAGTGGATCACGTGGGAGATGGTGTGA
- a CDS encoding Rpn family recombination-promoting nuclease/putative transposase encodes MGDKDRAFRNFLSDKVLFFQFLRRFLRFGTLEGVGLEDIELENVSFISQELVARESDVLYRIRRGGKETYVYILVEHQSSVDHLMPFRLLAYMVRIWERCVEEAGSKSRRKSYLLPPVIPVVFYDGMQKWTVASTFVEKVENGDAFAGFVPNFSYHLMVLGKRTSEELLAFRDALGGLLYLANPSKEEDLSMTVRRLLEYRKLLPPEEREILSRHFAGYLTILAKREGVDLSGMAEEIASEEEAEKMVTYVQREIRKIRKEGRLEGREEGREEGRMEGRQEGRMEGRQEGRMEGRQEGRNEAMLESARKVLESARKMLSRGFDAAQVADVLDLPLEQVRALAESEGEKD; translated from the coding sequence ATGGGAGACAAGGACCGGGCCTTCCGCAACTTTCTGAGCGACAAAGTCCTCTTTTTCCAGTTTCTGAGGCGCTTTCTCCGCTTCGGGACGCTGGAGGGGGTGGGCCTGGAGGACATCGAACTGGAGAACGTCTCCTTCATCTCCCAGGAACTCGTCGCGCGGGAATCGGACGTCCTCTACCGGATCCGCCGCGGAGGGAAGGAGACCTACGTCTACATCCTCGTCGAGCACCAATCGAGCGTGGACCACCTCATGCCCTTCCGCCTGCTGGCCTACATGGTGCGCATCTGGGAGCGCTGCGTGGAAGAGGCGGGGTCGAAATCGAGGAGGAAGAGCTACCTGCTGCCGCCCGTCATCCCCGTGGTCTTCTACGACGGAATGCAGAAATGGACGGTGGCGTCGACCTTCGTCGAGAAGGTCGAAAACGGGGATGCCTTCGCGGGATTCGTGCCCAACTTCAGCTACCACCTCATGGTCCTGGGCAAGCGGACGTCGGAGGAGCTCCTGGCCTTCCGGGACGCGCTGGGAGGTCTGCTCTACCTGGCCAACCCGTCGAAGGAAGAGGACCTGTCCATGACGGTGCGTCGTCTGCTGGAGTACCGCAAGCTCCTTCCGCCGGAGGAGCGTGAGATCCTGTCGCGCCACTTCGCGGGCTACCTGACGATCCTGGCGAAGCGTGAGGGAGTGGACCTGAGCGGAATGGCCGAAGAAATCGCGAGCGAAGAGGAGGCGGAGAAGATGGTGACCTACGTGCAGCGCGAGATCAGGAAGATCAGGAAGGAAGGCCGCCTGGAAGGCCGCGAGGAGGGTCGCGAGGAGGGGCGTATGGAGGGCCGTCAGGAGGGTCGTATGGAAGGCCGCCAGGAAGGCCGTATGGAAGGTCGTCAGGAAGGCCGCAACGAGGCGATGCTTGAGAGCGCCCGGAAGGTGCTTGAGAGCGCCCGGAAGATGCTCTCCCGCGGCTTCGACGCCGCCCAGGTGGCCGACGTCCTCGACCTTCCCCTGGAGCAGGTGCGTGCCCTGGCGGAATCGGAGGGGGAAAAGGACTGA
- a CDS encoding OmpH family outer membrane protein has protein sequence MVIFRRSVLAVMALAFALALGAGTAQAAEKIGIIDMQKVVFGHPKFEATQKQIGATLTTKQQEAKMAIDAEKDQDKKAEIYRTKRMEMAQEENRLMAPILKDVDMAIRTVAKAKSFTVIFEKSTVIFGGTEITEDVIVELKKIGAGS, from the coding sequence ATGGTTATCTTCAGGAGGTCCGTTCTCGCCGTCATGGCTCTGGCTTTTGCGCTCGCTCTCGGTGCCGGAACCGCCCAGGCGGCGGAGAAGATCGGCATCATCGACATGCAGAAAGTGGTCTTCGGCCACCCCAAGTTCGAGGCGACGCAGAAGCAGATCGGTGCCACGCTGACGACCAAGCAGCAGGAGGCCAAAATGGCCATCGATGCCGAGAAGGATCAGGACAAGAAGGCAGAGATCTATCGCACCAAGCGGATGGAGATGGCCCAGGAGGAGAACCGCCTCATGGCTCCCATTCTCAAGGATGTCGACATGGCCATCCGCACCGTGGCCAAGGCCAAAAGCTTCACCGTCATCTTCGAGAAGAGCACTGTCATCTTCGGAGGGACGGAGATCACCGAAGACGTCATCGTCGAGCTCAAGAAGATCGGAGCCGGCAGCTAG
- the pseC gene encoding UDP-4-amino-4,6-dideoxy-N-acetyl-beta-L-altrosamine transaminase: MTSYLPYGHQWIDDDDVAAVVSAMKGDWLTQGPAIEAFEAAVSGYVGAAHAVAFCNGTAALHGAYHAAGVVAGDEVIVPPLTFAATANAAVYLGARPVFADISPETLCLDAACAAEKVTERTKVVAPVSYAGFPADVEGCRRAAPDAVIVEDGCHALGGERGSRKIGSEADMTVFSFHPVKHVTTGEGGMVVTDDGTFARKLRLFRSHGITKDPDRMERPDEGPWYGEMIDLGYNYRLTDLQAALGLSQMRRLDAFVARRRHLAHLYDEALGGLERVTLPPRHKGHAYHLYPVRLPSSRRREIFEGLRKAGIGVQVHYLPVHLHPYYRRRFGLAEGDFPRAEAAYGGEISLPLFPAMADGDVDRVVEALRALLKS; the protein is encoded by the coding sequence ATGACGTCCTATCTGCCCTATGGGCATCAGTGGATCGACGACGATGATGTGGCGGCCGTGGTGTCGGCGATGAAGGGCGACTGGCTGACTCAGGGCCCCGCCATCGAGGCCTTCGAGGCGGCCGTCTCCGGCTATGTCGGCGCCGCCCATGCCGTGGCCTTCTGCAACGGGACGGCGGCCCTTCACGGGGCCTACCACGCGGCGGGCGTCGTCGCGGGGGACGAGGTGATCGTGCCGCCCCTGACCTTTGCCGCCACGGCCAATGCAGCCGTCTATCTCGGGGCACGTCCCGTCTTTGCCGACATCTCTCCGGAGACGCTCTGCCTCGACGCCGCCTGCGCGGCCGAAAAGGTGACGGAACGGACGAAAGTCGTCGCTCCCGTCAGCTATGCCGGTTTCCCTGCCGACGTGGAGGGCTGTCGTCGGGCCGCGCCCGACGCGGTGATCGTCGAAGACGGCTGTCACGCTTTGGGAGGCGAGAGGGGCTCTCGCAAGATAGGCTCCGAGGCCGATATGACCGTCTTCAGCTTCCATCCCGTCAAGCACGTGACGACGGGAGAGGGAGGCATGGTCGTCACCGACGACGGGACGTTCGCCCGGAAGCTCCGCCTTTTCCGCAGTCACGGCATCACGAAAGATCCTGATCGGATGGAGCGTCCCGACGAGGGGCCCTGGTACGGAGAGATGATCGATTTGGGCTATAACTATCGCCTCACCGATCTGCAGGCTGCCCTGGGGTTGAGCCAGATGAGGCGTCTCGACGCCTTCGTGGCCCGCAGACGTCACTTGGCCCATCTCTACGACGAAGCTCTGGGCGGTCTTGAGAGGGTGACGCTGCCTCCCCGGCACAAGGGGCATGCCTACCATCTCTATCCGGTGCGGCTGCCCTCCTCGCGGAGGAGGGAGATTTTCGAGGGGTTGCGGAAGGCGGGGATCGGTGTTCAGGTCCATTACCTGCCCGTTCACCTCCACCCCTATTACCGGCGCCGGTTCGGTCTTGCCGAAGGCGATTTCCCCCGTGCCGAGGCGGCCTACGGAGGGGAGATCTCCCTCCCCCTTTTCCCCGCCATGGCCGACGGCGATGTCGATCGCGTCGTCGAGGCCCTGCGGGCACTTCTGAAAAGCTAG
- a CDS encoding Yae1 family protein produces the protein MVTYVQREIRKIRKEGRQEGRQEGRMEGRQEGRQEAMQESARKVLESARKMLSRGFDAAQVADVLDLPLEQVRALAESEGEKD, from the coding sequence ATGGTGACCTACGTGCAGCGCGAGATCAGGAAGATCAGGAAGGAAGGCCGCCAGGAGGGCCGTCAGGAGGGCCGTATGGAAGGTCGTCAGGAGGGTCGTCAGGAGGCGATGCAGGAGAGCGCCCGGAAGGTGCTTGAGAGCGCCCGGAAGATGCTCTCCCGCGGCTTCGACGCCGCCCAGGTGGCCGACGTCCTCGACCTTCCCCTGGAGCAGGTGCGTGCCCTGGCGGAATCGGAGGGGGAAAAGGACTGA
- a CDS encoding DUF3343 domain-containing protein → MECLATFDTTHMALRFEKICRQADLSVRIVPVPRELSASCGLACRYPCEAEETVRGLVEEHRIDVLQLHRIDGGRP, encoded by the coding sequence TTGGAATGTCTTGCCACCTTCGACACGACTCACATGGCCCTTCGCTTCGAAAAAATCTGCCGTCAGGCCGACCTCTCGGTGCGCATCGTTCCCGTCCCCCGTGAGCTGTCGGCCTCCTGCGGCCTCGCCTGCCGTTACCCCTGCGAGGCCGAGGAGACGGTCCGAGGTCTCGTCGAAGAACACCGCATCGACGTCCTTCAGCTTCACCGCATCGACGGGGGCCGGCCGTGA
- a CDS encoding Rpn family recombination-promoting nuclease/putative transposase, whose product MGDKDRAFRNFLSDKVLFFQFLRRFLRFGTLEGVGLEDIELENVSFISQELVARESDVLYRIRRGGKETYVYILVEHQSSVDHLMPFRLLAYMVRIWERCVEEAGSKSRRKSYLLPPVIPVVFYDGMQKWTVASTFVEKVENGDAFAGFVPNFSYHLMVLGKRTSEELLAFRDALGGLLYLANPSKEEDLSMTVRRLLEYRKLLPPEEREILSRHFAGYLTILAKREGVDLSGMAEEIASEEEAEKMVTYVQREIRKIRKEGRLEGREEGRQEAMQESARKVLESARKMLSRGFDAAQVADVLDLPLEQVRALAESEGEKD is encoded by the coding sequence ATGGGAGACAAGGACCGGGCCTTCCGCAACTTTCTGAGCGACAAAGTCCTCTTTTTCCAGTTTCTGAGGCGCTTTCTCCGCTTCGGGACGCTGGAGGGGGTGGGCCTGGAGGACATCGAACTGGAGAACGTCTCCTTCATCTCCCAGGAACTCGTCGCGCGGGAATCGGACGTCCTCTACCGGATCCGCCGCGGAGGGAAGGAGACCTACGTCTACATCCTCGTCGAGCACCAATCGAGCGTGGACCACCTCATGCCCTTCCGCCTGCTGGCCTACATGGTGCGCATCTGGGAGCGCTGCGTGGAAGAGGCGGGGTCGAAATCGAGGAGGAAGAGCTACCTGCTGCCGCCCGTCATCCCCGTGGTCTTCTACGACGGAATGCAGAAATGGACGGTGGCGTCGACCTTCGTCGAGAAGGTCGAAAACGGGGATGCCTTCGCGGGATTCGTGCCCAACTTCAGCTACCACCTCATGGTCCTGGGCAAGCGGACGTCGGAGGAGCTCCTGGCCTTCCGGGACGCGCTGGGAGGTCTGCTCTACCTGGCCAACCCGTCGAAGGAAGAGGACCTGTCCATGACGGTGCGTCGTCTGCTGGAGTACCGCAAGCTCCTTCCGCCGGAGGAGCGTGAGATCCTGTCGCGCCACTTCGCGGGCTACCTGACGATCCTGGCGAAGCGTGAGGGAGTGGACCTGAGCGGAATGGCCGAAGAAATCGCGAGCGAAGAGGAGGCGGAGAAGATGGTGACCTACGTGCAGCGCGAGATCAGGAAGATCAGGAAGGAAGGCCGCCTGGAAGGCCGCGAGGAGGGCCGTCAGGAGGCGATGCAGGAGAGCGCCCGGAAGGTGCTTGAGAGCGCCCGGAAGATGCTCTCCCGCGGCTTCGACGCCGCCCAGGTGGCCGACGTCCTCGACCTTCCCCTGGAGCAGGTGCGTGCCCTGGCGGAATCGGAAGGGGAAAAGGACTGA
- the pseB gene encoding UDP-N-acetylglucosamine 4,6-dehydratase (inverting) yields the protein MFDDKTILVTGGTGSFGKAFIRTVLGRFSPRRLIVYSRDELKQFEMQQEIASPVMRYFLGDVRDADRLSLAMKGVDFVVHAAALKQVPAAEYNPMECVKTNVNGASNVVAAALANDVEKVVALSTDKAANPINLYGATKLCSDKIFIAANNLAGSGRTRFSVVRYGNVVGSRGSVIPFFRRLVAQGATELPLTDPRMTRFLITLPQGVDFVIQAFRRMWGGEIFVPKIPSARIGDIAEAVAPGLATKVIGIRPGEKLHEVMCPADDCRMTIEFGDHYVIAPSIAFVNQVAHDVNALGERGNPVSDGFEYSSGRNDRFLAAEEIRELMITPSGREG from the coding sequence ATGTTCGACGACAAGACGATCCTCGTTACCGGGGGGACCGGTTCCTTCGGTAAAGCCTTCATCCGTACCGTGCTGGGCCGTTTTTCCCCTCGACGGCTCATCGTTTATTCCCGGGACGAACTGAAGCAGTTCGAGATGCAGCAGGAGATCGCCTCTCCCGTCATGCGCTATTTCCTCGGTGACGTGCGCGACGCCGATCGTCTCTCCCTGGCCATGAAGGGCGTCGATTTCGTCGTCCACGCCGCGGCTCTCAAGCAGGTTCCGGCCGCCGAGTACAACCCCATGGAGTGCGTCAAGACCAACGTCAACGGCGCCTCCAACGTCGTTGCCGCCGCCCTCGCCAACGACGTGGAGAAGGTCGTCGCCCTCTCGACGGACAAGGCCGCCAACCCCATCAATCTCTACGGCGCCACCAAGCTCTGTTCCGACAAGATCTTCATCGCCGCCAACAATCTCGCCGGATCGGGGAGGACGCGCTTTTCCGTCGTCCGTTACGGCAACGTCGTCGGCTCCCGCGGATCGGTCATCCCCTTTTTCAGGCGCCTCGTCGCCCAGGGAGCGACGGAGCTCCCCCTGACCGATCCCCGCATGACCCGTTTTCTCATCACCCTGCCTCAGGGCGTCGACTTCGTTATCCAGGCCTTTCGGCGCATGTGGGGGGGGGAGATTTTCGTCCCCAAGATCCCCTCGGCCCGCATCGGCGACATCGCCGAGGCCGTCGCGCCGGGCCTGGCGACGAAGGTCATCGGCATCCGCCCCGGCGAGAAGCTTCACGAAGTCATGTGTCCCGCCGACGACTGCCGCATGACGATCGAGTTCGGCGACCACTACGTCATCGCCCCCTCCATCGCCTTCGTCAACCAGGTTGCCCACGATGTCAACGCCCTGGGAGAGAGGGGCAACCCTGTTTCTGACGGATTTGAATACAGTTCGGGACGCAATGACCGTTTTCTCGCCGCCGAGGAGATCCGCGAGCTTATGATTACGCCTTCGGGACGGGAGGGGTAG
- a CDS encoding ubiquitin-like small modifier protein 1: MKLRLFATLRGLSGAKEMDVATPATVGELLSDLSRRWGSNFDGQIFQDRDRTALVNGVIVLVNGRHIAHLAGMETPLTESDIVDLFPPLAGG, translated from the coding sequence GTGAAACTCCGACTTTTCGCCACCCTGAGGGGCCTTTCAGGAGCTAAGGAAATGGACGTGGCCACGCCGGCCACGGTGGGAGAGCTCCTGAGCGACCTCTCCCGCCGCTGGGGCAGTAACTTCGACGGCCAGATCTTCCAGGACAGGGACAGGACCGCCCTCGTCAACGGCGTCATCGTCCTCGTCAACGGCCGCCACATCGCTCACCTCGCAGGGATGGAGACGCCTCTCACCGAAAGCGACATCGTCGATCTCTTCCCCCCTCTGGCAGGGGGCTGA
- a CDS encoding Rpn family recombination-promoting nuclease/putative transposase, with product MGDKDRAFRNFLSDKVLFFQFLRRFLRFGTLEGVGLEDIELENVSFISQELVARESDVLYRIRRGGKETYVYILVEHQSSVDHLMPFRLLAYMVRIWERCVEEAGSKSRRKSYLLPPVIPVVFYDGMQKWTVASTFVEKVENGDAFAGFVPNFSYHLMVLGKRTSEELLAFRDALGGLLYLANPSKEEDLSMTVRRLLEYRKLLPLEEREILSRHFAGYLTILAKREGVDLSGMAEEIASEEEAEKMVTYVQREIRKIRKEGRMEGREEGRMEAMLESARKMLSRGFDAAQVADVLDLPLEQVRALAESEGEKS from the coding sequence ATGGGAGACAAGGACCGAGCCTTCCGCAACTTTCTGAGCGACAAAGTCCTCTTTTTCCAGTTTCTGAGGCGCTTTCTCCGCTTCGGGACGCTGGAGGGGGTGGGCCTGGAGGACATCGAACTGGAGAACGTCTCCTTCATCTCCCAGGAACTCGTCGCGCGGGAATCGGACGTCCTCTACCGGATCCGCCGCGGAGGGAAGGAGACCTACGTCTACATCCTCGTCGAGCACCAATCGAGCGTGGACCACCTCATGCCCTTCCGCCTGCTGGCCTACATGGTGCGCATCTGGGAGCGCTGCGTGGAAGAGGCGGGGTCGAAATCGAGGAGGAAGAGCTACCTGCTGCCGCCCGTCATCCCCGTGGTCTTCTACGACGGAATGCAGAAATGGACGGTGGCGTCGACCTTCGTCGAGAAGGTCGAAAACGGGGATGCCTTCGCGGGATTCGTGCCCAACTTCAGCTACCACCTCATGGTCCTGGGCAAGCGGACGTCGGAGGAGCTCCTGGCCTTCCGGGACGCGCTGGGAGGTCTGCTCTACCTGGCCAACCCGTCGAAGGAAGAGGACCTGTCCATGACGGTGCGTCGTCTGCTGGAGTACCGCAAGCTCCTTCCGCTGGAGGAGCGAGAGATCCTGTCGCGCCATTTCGCGGGCTACCTGACGATCCTGGCGAAGCGTGAGGGAGTGGACCTGAGCGGAATGGCCGAAGAAATCGCGAGCGAAGAGGAGGCGGAGAAGATGGTGACCTACGTGCAGCGCGAGATCAGGAAGATCAGGAAGGAAGGCCGCATGGAAGGCCGCGAGGAGGGTCGTATGGAGGCGATGCTTGAGAGCGCCCGGAAGATGCTCTCCCGCGGCTTCGACGCCGCCCAGGTGGCCGACGTCCTGGACCTTCCCCTGGAGCAGGTGCGTGCCCTGGCGGAATCGGAGGGGGAGAAGAGCTGA
- a CDS encoding flagellar protein FlaG, with product MAKIVDAAAASREILKNSSASPQQLVSSGRNDGREKKEEKTSVEQVQKAARQAQEMAQAFDRSLRFEVREEAGLVQVSVLDTVSDKVVRKIPPDNIVHFVEHIREMFGALMDTEA from the coding sequence GTGGCGAAGATCGTCGATGCCGCAGCGGCCTCCCGGGAGATCCTCAAGAACAGTTCCGCCTCGCCCCAGCAGCTCGTCTCATCGGGACGCAACGACGGCAGGGAGAAAAAAGAGGAAAAGACCAGCGTCGAGCAGGTCCAAAAGGCGGCCCGCCAGGCCCAGGAGATGGCCCAGGCCTTCGACCGCAGCCTCCGCTTCGAGGTGAGGGAGGAGGCGGGCCTCGTTCAGGTCTCCGTCCTCGACACCGTCTCCGACAAGGTGGTGCGCAAGATCCCTCCCGACAACATCGTTCACTTCGTCGAGCACATCCGGGAGATGTTCGGCGCCCTCATGGACACGGAGGCCTGA
- a CDS encoding glycosyltransferase family protein, with amino-acid sequence MKTVFITQARSGSTRLPGKVLKVVEGKTLLEWFMERARRTSCDCLCVATTTNGADDGLAALASSFDGVHVTRGSEEDVLARYVQAARETEADVVVRVTSDCPFFDWRLVDLCLFALGENDSEAVRTAFGAYPLGLDVEVYSREALERAGREAREPQEREHVGPYLFRSHPERFRLVWLRPGEKDPLWPDCRLTLDYAEDFELVRRLYTSVGPLAEAEAYRRFLLGHPEAAALNLHLSH; translated from the coding sequence TTGAAGACGGTTTTCATCACTCAGGCACGCAGCGGCTCCACGCGCCTGCCGGGCAAGGTTCTGAAAGTCGTGGAAGGCAAAACGCTGTTGGAATGGTTCATGGAGCGGGCTCGCAGAACGTCCTGCGACTGCCTCTGCGTCGCCACGACGACAAACGGCGCCGACGACGGACTGGCCGCGCTGGCCTCCTCCTTTGACGGCGTTCACGTCACGCGGGGAAGCGAAGAGGACGTGCTGGCCCGCTATGTCCAGGCGGCGAGGGAGACCGAGGCCGATGTCGTCGTCCGCGTCACGTCCGATTGTCCCTTTTTCGACTGGCGTCTCGTCGATCTCTGTCTCTTCGCCCTGGGCGAAAACGATTCCGAGGCCGTCCGCACGGCTTTCGGCGCCTATCCTCTCGGACTCGACGTGGAGGTCTATTCCAGGGAGGCCCTGGAACGGGCCGGGAGAGAGGCCCGGGAACCGCAGGAGCGCGAACATGTCGGCCCCTATCTTTTCCGCTCCCATCCCGAGCGGTTCCGCCTCGTCTGGCTGCGCCCCGGCGAGAAGGATCCTCTTTGGCCCGATTGTCGCCTGACTCTCGACTATGCCGAGGATTTCGAACTGGTCCGGCGTCTTTACACGTCGGTCGGGCCTCTCGCCGAGGCGGAGGCCTATCGCCGTTTCCTTCTGGGCCATCCCGAGGCGGCAGCCCTCAACCTTCATCTGTCCCACTGA